Proteins from a single region of Mucilaginibacter daejeonensis:
- a CDS encoding class I SAM-dependent methyltransferase, with protein sequence MFNLRTCLLPGIILFCCCTSPAKKSDDSASQQKKDSIYTYKKPAVNGIGKVYKGREIAQVMGFTGAGWLERDTRNQEENVELAVKNLPVTKTSIVADIGAGTGFYTFRISPKVKKVYAIELEDDVLTNLKQRAQTLKQFNVDVVKGMEKAPNLPDSSVDLALMVDVYHELEYPHEYLQALYKALRPHGKIVMLEYRAEDPEVPIKALHKTTAAQITKELTANGFFFVEDRKDLPMQHFLIYEKK encoded by the coding sequence ATGTTCAACTTACGGACCTGCCTGTTACCGGGTATCATCTTGTTTTGCTGCTGCACGTCGCCTGCTAAAAAGAGCGACGATAGCGCGTCACAACAAAAGAAGGACAGCATTTACACCTACAAAAAGCCGGCTGTAAATGGCATTGGCAAGGTGTATAAAGGCCGCGAGATAGCACAGGTAATGGGCTTTACGGGTGCTGGCTGGCTCGAGCGTGATACCCGCAACCAAGAAGAGAACGTTGAACTGGCGGTAAAGAACCTGCCCGTGACCAAGACCAGCATCGTGGCCGACATTGGGGCAGGCACCGGCTTCTATACCTTCCGCATATCACCCAAGGTGAAAAAGGTATACGCCATTGAACTGGAAGACGATGTGCTAACCAATCTGAAGCAACGCGCCCAAACCCTGAAGCAATTTAATGTGGATGTAGTGAAAGGCATGGAAAAGGCTCCCAACCTGCCCGATAGCAGCGTAGATCTGGCCCTGATGGTTGACGTATACCACGAATTAGAATACCCTCACGAGTACCTGCAAGCCTTATACAAGGCACTGCGCCCCCACGGCAAGATCGTGATGCTTGAATACCGCGCCGAAGACCCGGAAGTGCCCATCAAGGCTCTGCACAAAACGACCGCTGCACAGATCACCAAAGAACTTACTGCCAATGGCTTCTTCTTTGTCGAGGACCGCAAGGACCTCCCTATGCAACATTTCCTGATCTACGAGAAGAAGTGA
- a CDS encoding arginine decarboxylase produces the protein MQSYQEFLDLSVGFPQEGFEIIDDELYFHDLNLMEMIETYGTPLRFTYVPIISKKIQQAKLMFQQAIIKNNYRGSYKYCYCTKSSHFKHVVEEALKNGIHLETSSAFDMPMIDALEKKGVVTKDITVICNGFKTYQYKQYIVDMLHDGFSNIIPVLDNKEEFNIYDDEIELDTPCNLGIRIASEEQPDSQFYTSRLGIRMEDVIDLYYNKIEKNPNFKVKLLHFFINSGISDTPYYWNELEKYVTLYCKFKKINPDLDTLDIGGGMPFKDSLVFDFDYEYMINEIVSRIKEICAEHEVEEPDIITEFGKYTCAEASGILYKVLGRKQQNDREKWLMLDGSFITNLPDVWALNQKYILLPINNWDAEYERVNLGGITCDGQDYYNQEAHMNSVYMPKTRKVQYLGFFNTGAYQEVLSGYGGIHHCLLPSPKHVLIRRNRDETFNFEVFGEEQNSKQVLKILGYTA, from the coding sequence ATGCAAAGCTACCAGGAGTTTTTAGACCTGAGTGTGGGTTTCCCGCAAGAAGGTTTCGAGATCATTGACGACGAATTGTATTTTCATGACCTCAACCTGATGGAGATGATCGAGACATATGGTACGCCTTTGAGGTTCACCTATGTGCCCATCATCTCTAAAAAGATACAGCAGGCCAAGCTGATGTTCCAGCAAGCCATCATCAAGAACAATTATCGCGGAAGCTATAAATATTGTTATTGTACCAAGAGCTCGCACTTTAAGCACGTGGTGGAGGAAGCCCTGAAAAATGGCATCCACCTCGAGACCTCGTCGGCCTTTGACATGCCGATGATCGATGCTTTGGAGAAAAAGGGCGTGGTGACCAAGGACATTACCGTGATCTGTAACGGTTTCAAGACCTACCAGTACAAGCAATACATCGTTGATATGCTGCACGATGGTTTCAGCAACATCATCCCGGTATTGGACAACAAAGAGGAGTTCAACATTTACGATGACGAGATCGAGCTGGATACGCCTTGTAACCTGGGTATCCGTATCGCCTCTGAGGAGCAGCCCGACTCACAGTTCTACACCTCACGTTTGGGCATCCGTATGGAAGATGTGATCGATCTGTATTATAACAAGATCGAGAAGAACCCGAACTTTAAGGTGAAGTTGCTGCACTTCTTCATCAACTCGGGCATATCTGACACGCCATACTACTGGAACGAGTTAGAGAAATACGTGACCCTGTACTGCAAGTTCAAAAAGATCAACCCTGATCTGGACACGCTGGATATCGGTGGCGGTATGCCTTTCAAAGATTCGCTGGTATTTGACTTTGATTACGAGTACATGATCAACGAGATCGTGAGCCGTATCAAAGAGATATGCGCCGAGCACGAGGTAGAGGAACCAGATATCATCACTGAATTTGGTAAATATACTTGTGCCGAAGCGTCAGGCATCCTGTACAAAGTATTAGGCCGCAAGCAACAGAACGACCGTGAGAAATGGTTGATGCTGGACGGATCGTTCATCACTAACCTGCCCGACGTTTGGGCGCTGAACCAAAAATACATCCTGCTGCCGATCAACAACTGGGATGCAGAGTATGAGCGCGTGAACCTTGGCGGTATCACCTGCGATGGTCAGGACTACTATAACCAGGAAGCGCACATGAACAGCGTTTACATGCCAAAAACACGTAAGGTACAATACCTGGGATTCTTTAATACCGGCGCCTACCAGGAGGTACTGAGCGGTTATGGTGGTATACACCACTGCTTGCTTCCTTCACCTAAGCACGTGCTGATCCGCCGCAACCGAGACGAGACCTTCAACTTTGAGGTATTTGGCGAAGAGCAGAACAGTAAACAGGTACTGAAAATATTAGGCTACACGGCGTAG
- a CDS encoding SIP domain-containing protein: MNTDTLHRIKKKAAHLIENRLLKTGRVLEVRKWQPSTMIEIDLHLPQTAMEDWKEVPYIKCKVADLTYRDYTPTGWDAETHTCTLFIDAAHQGPGSKWAQQLNTGDSISYLGTNSTRQMPSPTSSVICLGDESSLGHLLAMQQLTMPQTRFTGAVLMGNEHDRGLFKEYLRSPLQPIARNDIYGHHSLTEWLLERSYSLHDTIFYIVGNNTMVVELRKLLRKQGFSRNQIQCQGFWS; the protein is encoded by the coding sequence ATGAACACTGATACACTACACCGGATCAAGAAAAAAGCCGCTCACCTGATCGAGAACCGCTTGTTAAAGACCGGCCGCGTGCTTGAGGTACGCAAATGGCAACCATCTACCATGATTGAGATCGACCTGCATCTACCGCAAACCGCTATGGAAGATTGGAAAGAGGTACCTTACATCAAATGCAAGGTGGCCGACCTTACCTATCGCGACTATACTCCCACCGGCTGGGACGCCGAAACGCACACCTGCACCCTGTTCATTGATGCGGCCCACCAGGGCCCTGGCAGTAAATGGGCGCAGCAGTTGAACACCGGCGATAGCATTAGTTACCTGGGCACCAACTCTACCCGCCAAATGCCCTCGCCTACGTCATCAGTGATCTGCCTGGGCGATGAGAGCAGCCTGGGTCACCTGTTGGCCATGCAGCAACTCACCATGCCACAGACGCGCTTTACCGGCGCGGTACTAATGGGCAACGAGCACGACCGCGGCCTGTTCAAGGAATACCTGCGCTCGCCGCTGCAACCCATCGCCCGTAATGACATCTATGGCCATCACAGCCTTACCGAGTGGTTGCTCGAACGCTCTTACAGCTTGCACGACACAATATTTTACATCGTGGGTAACAACACCATGGTGGTGGAGCTGCGCAAGCTTTTACGTAAACAAGGTTTTAGCCGTAACCAGATCCAATGTCAGGGCTTTTGGTCCTGA
- a CDS encoding helix-turn-helix domain-containing protein — MKDIPIHKFADWASTTGIEIRHTSSAHLEKDVRSLGVHRDDHYIFFLAEEGESSMMVDFEEVTIRARSIYYVLPGQVHHRLDNNKISAWFIAIDTALVPSEYRSIYETRLLLQQPYILDDVQYKRFQDLITIMHEHFVQNTDSVFYHDILRSLLNSFLGMAACGYESQNSDNRKHTRPVQIANELKQLLALHYKTEKRPLAYAEMLNISEAYLNEAVKKVTGFPVSYWIMHEVMLEAKRLLYYSQYNVKEIAHQLGYDDHTYFSRIFKKLAGTTPLAFRASASSR, encoded by the coding sequence ATGAAAGATATCCCTATCCATAAATTTGCCGACTGGGCCAGCACTACCGGTATAGAGATACGGCATACCAGTTCGGCCCACCTGGAAAAGGACGTACGTTCGCTGGGCGTGCATCGCGATGACCATTATATCTTTTTTCTAGCCGAAGAGGGCGAAAGCTCCATGATGGTCGATTTTGAGGAAGTCACCATCCGGGCCCGTTCCATCTACTATGTGCTTCCCGGCCAGGTTCATCACCGCTTGGATAATAACAAGATATCGGCCTGGTTCATCGCTATAGATACCGCACTGGTCCCATCAGAATACCGCAGCATATACGAGACGCGCCTGCTATTACAGCAGCCCTACATTCTGGACGATGTGCAATACAAACGCTTCCAGGATCTGATCACCATTATGCACGAACATTTTGTGCAGAACACCGACTCTGTTTTTTACCACGATATCCTGCGGTCGTTACTCAATTCCTTTTTAGGAATGGCCGCCTGCGGTTATGAAAGCCAGAACAGCGATAACCGCAAACATACCCGCCCGGTACAGATCGCCAATGAATTAAAGCAATTACTGGCCCTGCACTACAAGACCGAGAAACGCCCGCTGGCCTACGCCGAAATGCTCAATATCAGCGAAGCGTACCTGAACGAGGCCGTTAAAAAGGTGACCGGTTTCCCGGTATCGTACTGGATCATGCACGAGGTGATGCTGGAGGCCAAACGATTGCTTTACTACAGCCAGTACAACGTTAAAGAGATCGCCCACCAGTTAGGGTACGATGACCATACCTACTTTTCCCGCATTTTCAAAAAGCTCGCCGGCACTACCCCACTGGCCTTCCGCGCTTCGGCCAGTAGCCGGTAA